In the genome of Candidatus Tanganyikabacteria bacterium, the window GGCCTGGAGATCCGGCAGCGCCGCGCTCGCGTCCGGGCCCAGGTTGCCCAGCGCCACCATCGCGCTCTCGCGCACCCGCGCGTCGTGGTCCTTGACCGCGCGGGCGAGGGCCGGCACCGGGTCGAACATGCCGGGGCCGATTCCGCCCAGCGCGCCGGCCGCGGCGGCACGCACGCCGGCGTTGCCTTCCTCGGTGAGCTGCATGAGCTTGGGCAGGGCCGGCCGGGCGG includes:
- a CDS encoding HEAT repeat domain-containing protein — translated: TALGEIGPTARRGVPAIAKLLTDAHASVRRQAAYALGLMGGAARPALPKLMQLTEEGNAGVRAAAAGALGGIGPGMFDPVPALARAVKDHDARVRESAMVALGNLGPDASAALPDLQAAGADEDERMKAIAEWAIASITEGGAAPEPAPEQ